The Gloeobacter violaceus PCC 7421 DNA window CGCACCTTGAGGGCGATCAGCTTGCGCTCCGAAAAAGTCTCGTGCACGATGCACGTCCCCGGCCACAGCACCATCTCCCGCCCGCTCTGCGCCATCACATAGCGGCCCAGGTTGCGGTCGGGGGCAAAGACAATCGGCTGGTCTTTGGGGATCTGATTGACGATGGCCACGGCGTTGGCCGAGGTGCAGATGATGTCGCTGAGTGCCTTGACCGCCGCCGAGCAGTTGATATAGGAGATGACGATGTGGCCCGGGTAGGCCCGCAGAAATTCGGCGAACCGGTCGGACGGGCAGTTGTCAGAAAGCGAGCAACCGGCGGCCAGATCCGGCAGAAGCACCTGTTTGGTGGGGTTGAGAATCTTGGCGGTCTCGGCCATGAAGTGCACACCCGCGAAGACGATTACCCGGGCGTCGGTGGCGGCGGCCTGGCGCGAGAGGCCGAGCGAGTCGCCGATGTAGTCGGCCACATCCTGGATGTCGGGATCTTGGTAGTAGTGCGCCAGGATGACCGCGTTCAACTCGCGCTTGAGCCGCTCGATCTCAGCAAACAGATCCAGGCGGGGATCGATGGCGGGACGTTGGATGGTAAGCATCGCTTGGCTTGGGGCTGTCTTTCCAGTTTAACTTTTTGGGTGGGTGAGTCCCCAGGGATGCTTAAACCCCCTTTTGGGATGGGCATTGTGTATTATGAGTACCGGTGTTGTGTATCTTTTGTATCTATTTGAGTGAGGCGGAATGATCGTCATTATGCGTCCGGAAGCCACCGAGGCCGACATCGCGGCCGTGTGTCAGCGCGCCAACGAAATGGGTCTGGCGGGTCACCCCTGCTACGGTGTGCAGCAGGCGACAATCAGCATCATCGGTTTCGATGAATCCGTCTCGCCGGGAGATTTCAGCAGCCTGGGCGGGGTGGACCGGGTGGTGCGGGTGAGCACGCCCCACAAACTCGCGAGCCGCCAGAGCGGTCTACCGGCCACGGCGATCAAGATTGCCCCCGGCATCACCGTGGGCAGTGGCCTCACCTTCGTGGCCGGTCCCTGTTCGGTCGAAAGCCGCGAGCACATTGTGCACACCGCCCGGCTGGTGAAGGCGGGCGGCGCCTCGATGCTGCGGGCCGGGGCTTTCAAGCCGCGCACTTCGCCCTACCAGTTTCGCGGTCTGGGCGAAGCGGGCCTCGACTATCTGGCTGAAGCCGGGGCGGCGGCGGGGTTGCCGGTAGTTACCGAGGTGATGACCCCGGCGCTGGTCGAGAAGGTGGCCGCGCGCGCGGACGTGCTGCAGATCGGCACCCGCAACATGCAAAATTACGATTTGCTCCTGGCGGTGGGGCGCACCGACAAGCCGGTATTGCTCAAGCGGGGCATGTCCGCGACCCTGACGGAATTTTTGCTTGCCGCCGAGTACATCCTCTCGGCGGGCAACCCGAATGTGATCCTTTGCGAGCGGGGCATCCGCACCTTCGAGACCCACACCCGCAATACCCTCGATCTCTCGGCGGTGCCCGCCCTCAAGACGCTCACCCACCTGCCGGTGGTGGTGGACCCGAGCCACGGCACGGGGCGACGCGAACTGGTGCTGCCGATGGCCCGGGCTGCCGTCGCCTGCGGTGCCGATGGGCTGCTGGTCGAAGTGCACCCCGATCCGGATCGCTCGATTAGCGACGCCCAACAGGCAATCTCCCCGGAGATGTTCGCCCAACTGGTGCGCGATTGCCAGGCGATCTTTGCGGCACTGCACCCGGAGGCGGCTCGCACGCCCGTGTGATACCGAACCCGGGTGAAGCGGCACGGTTGAAATCAGACAGTGCCCTTCTGTCAGCTCTTCAGCCGGGCTGGGCCGCCAGACGCTCGCCGATGGCGCTCAGTCGCAGGGGAGCTTGCTCAGGCGCGCG harbors:
- the nadA gene encoding quinolinate synthase NadA; protein product: MLTIQRPAIDPRLDLFAEIERLKRELNAVILAHYYQDPDIQDVADYIGDSLGLSRQAAATDARVIVFAGVHFMAETAKILNPTKQVLLPDLAAGCSLSDNCPSDRFAEFLRAYPGHIVISYINCSAAVKALSDIICTSANAVAIVNQIPKDQPIVFAPDRNLGRYVMAQSGREMVLWPGTCIVHETFSERKLIALKVRHPDAEVIAHPECEPAVLRHADFVGSTTALLKYAGTSDRRAFIVVTEAGILHQMQKAHPDKLFIPAPPEADCACNECPFMRLNTLEKLYLCMRDRTPEVTLDEATRLRALTPIERMLAMSPK
- the aroF gene encoding 3-deoxy-7-phosphoheptulonate synthase — protein: MIVIMRPEATEADIAAVCQRANEMGLAGHPCYGVQQATISIIGFDESVSPGDFSSLGGVDRVVRVSTPHKLASRQSGLPATAIKIAPGITVGSGLTFVAGPCSVESREHIVHTARLVKAGGASMLRAGAFKPRTSPYQFRGLGEAGLDYLAEAGAAAGLPVVTEVMTPALVEKVAARADVLQIGTRNMQNYDLLLAVGRTDKPVLLKRGMSATLTEFLLAAEYILSAGNPNVILCERGIRTFETHTRNTLDLSAVPALKTLTHLPVVVDPSHGTGRRELVLPMARAAVACGADGLLVEVHPDPDRSISDAQQAISPEMFAQLVRDCQAIFAALHPEAARTPV